CCGGCGAGCAGGGCGTGCGCGATTCCGCCCAGTTCCACAGTCAGCGCACCAGACAGCACGAACGCACACTCCTGCGACGCGTGCCCGCGCGGCTCGTCGCTCGTCGCCTCCCCTGGCCGCAGTACGCCACGAAGGACCTCCAGCTTGCCGTCGCCGGGCGTCACGCGTTCGTAGCCGATGCTGCCGCGTGGACCGCGGAGAATCGCGCGCTCCCCTGGGCGGCTGATCACCACATCCGCCGCCGGTTCCTCCTCGAACAGCACCGCGACCGATTCCCCGAACACCTCGGCGAGCCGCCGCAGTGTCGACAGGCTGGGGTCGGTCACGCCTCGTTCGACCTGACTGAGCAAGGTCGCGGACACGCCGGCTTCTTCCGCGAGCGCACGCAGGCTGAGCCCGCGGTTAGCGCGCAGCTTCCGCAACTGGTCGCCGATCAACCCGCCCTCCCCTGCAGTAGAACTGCACAACACGGTCAGCCTACGGGCCGCCGCACCTCGGCACAATCCCAAGAAGACCTGATTGACCTGGACACGTTCGCGACGTACGGTCCCCTCCATTCGTGCACTGTCACTGCACA
This sequence is a window from Amycolatopsis benzoatilytica AK 16/65. Protein-coding genes within it:
- a CDS encoding helix-turn-helix domain-containing protein; its protein translation is MCSSTAGEGGLIGDQLRKLRANRGLSLRALAEEAGVSATLLSQVERGVTDPSLSTLRRLAEVFGESVAVLFEEEPAADVVISRPGERAILRGPRGSIGYERVTPGDGKLEVLRGVLRPGEATSDEPRGHASQECAFVLSGALTVELGGIAHALLAGEAVTFDSRTPHRYRNASADEVEFLVSVTPPVP